A section of the Halichoerus grypus chromosome 11, mHalGry1.hap1.1, whole genome shotgun sequence genome encodes:
- the LOC144378670 gene encoding olfactory receptor 10V1-like, protein MESANQTGIIHFHFRPFSKLPEVQMLIFVAFLIMYLVSISGNVSVSLIIWINHSLHTPMYFFLANLAVLEICYSSTIAPLTLASVLSTERDFISLPGCGTQMFFFTFLGSADCILLAVMAYDRFVAICHPLRYTLMMSWWLCVQLALGSLVLGFILALQLTVLIFQLPFCSSKEISLFYCDVLPVMRLACADTWVHEATLFVVSIIVLTIPFLLITLSYVFIVAAILKIRSAEGRHKAFSTCSSHLTVVLLQYGCGGLIYLCPSSSYSPERGQVVSVVYTFITPVLNPLIYSMRNRELKDALKRTMIRFLLS, encoded by the coding sequence ATGGAGAGTGCAAATCAAACTGGGATAATTCACTTCCATTTCCGCCCCTTCTCCAAACTCCCTGAGGTGCAGATGCTGATTTTCGTGGCCTTCCTGATCATGTACCTGGTCAGCATCAGTGGCAATGTCTCCGTTTCTCTCATCATCTGGATTAACCATTCTCTGCACACCCCCATGTACTTTTTCCTGGCCAACTTGGCAGTTCTGGAGATCTGCTACTCTTCTACCATTGCCCCGCTGACTCTGGCCAGCGTCCTGTCCACGGAGAGAGACTTCATCTCCTTGCCTGGCTGTGGAACCCAGATGTTCTTCTTCACCTTCCTAGGCAGTGCTGACTGCATTCTACTAGCTGTCATGGCCTATGACAGGTTTGTGGCCATCTGTCACCCTTTGCGTTACACCCTCATGATGAGCTGGTGGTTGTGTGTCCAGCTGGCCCTGGGGTCTCTCGTGCTGGGCTTCATCTTGGCACTGCAGCTGACTGTACTCATCTTCCAACTCCCCTTCTGCAGCAGCAAAGAAATCAGCCTGTTCTATTGCGATGTCCTCCCTGTCATGAGACTGGCCTGTGCAGATACCTGGGTCCATGAGGCCACGCTGTTTGTGGTCAGCATCATCGTCCTCACCATCCCCTTCCTGCTTATCACTCTCTCCTATGTCTTCATCGTGGCCGCCATCCTGAAGATCCGCTCGGCAGAGGGGAGGCACAaggccttctccacctgctcctcccacctgACTGTGGTCCTGCTCCAGTACGGATGTGGGGGCCTCATCTACCTGTGCCCGAGCTCCAGCTACTCTCCAGAGAGGGGCCAGGTAGTGTCTGTGGTTTATACATTCATCACCCCTGTGCTGAACCCCTTGATCTACagcatgagaaacagagagcttAAGGATGCTTTGAAGAGAACAATGATCAGATTCCTGTTGTCCTAA